From a single Balneolales bacterium ANBcel1 genomic region:
- the rodA gene encoding rod shape-determining protein RodA translates to MSWYRELDWLLILCWVLLFSAGLVAIYSATLGPVSQFLPSYIQNNFFNQIVWIGISVAALVTIQFMTPRSFQQISYILYGVCLILAVATIFWGVEAGGAKRWLVIGGVRFQISEMLKLATILVVANYLTSRRDITTEHIGSALIAVVLMLIPSVIIILQNDTGTALVLLSIIPVMLFWSGLPYGISLFLISPAIIAYFSVIDWRLGVVVTILLTIAIFFIQKRVWLTSSAVITGLLTVTGVQVALYHVLRPHQQARIEAFINPALDPQGAGWNVLQAKTAIGSGGLWGKGFLEGTQTQLRFLPEQWTDFIFPVIAEEFGFIGAGSLLIVFGILLLRLLIIAGEHKHPFAQLVIVGVTTIFFVHLVINLGSAMGLLPVIGLPLPFVSYGGSAFLSYTIMLAICLNFHLYKREFSIYS, encoded by the coding sequence ATGAGCTGGTACAGAGAATTAGACTGGTTGCTGATCCTCTGCTGGGTTCTGCTGTTTTCGGCAGGCCTGGTTGCCATTTACAGCGCCACACTCGGTCCGGTTTCGCAGTTTCTGCCCTCCTACATCCAGAATAATTTCTTCAATCAGATTGTCTGGATCGGCATATCGGTAGCCGCGCTGGTCACCATCCAGTTCATGACCCCGCGATCGTTTCAGCAGATCTCCTATATCCTGTACGGCGTGTGCCTGATTCTGGCCGTCGCCACAATCTTCTGGGGAGTCGAGGCCGGCGGAGCGAAACGCTGGCTGGTTATCGGAGGCGTTCGGTTTCAGATCAGTGAGATGCTGAAACTGGCGACCATCCTGGTTGTGGCCAACTACCTGACCAGCAGAAGGGATATCACCACAGAACATATCGGCTCGGCCCTTATCGCGGTAGTACTCATGCTGATACCGAGTGTCATCATCATCCTGCAAAACGATACGGGAACCGCCCTGGTGCTGCTTTCAATTATCCCGGTGATGCTGTTCTGGTCGGGGCTGCCTTACGGAATTTCGCTGTTCCTGATTTCGCCGGCCATCATCGCCTATTTCTCGGTGATCGACTGGAGGCTTGGGGTGGTTGTCACTATTCTTCTCACCATCGCCATTTTCTTCATCCAAAAAAGAGTCTGGCTTACCAGTTCTGCGGTGATCACCGGACTGTTGACGGTTACCGGCGTTCAGGTGGCGCTGTACCATGTGCTCAGGCCCCACCAGCAGGCCCGTATCGAGGCGTTTATCAACCCCGCTCTCGATCCTCAGGGGGCCGGGTGGAACGTGCTTCAAGCGAAAACAGCAATCGGCTCCGGGGGTTTGTGGGGCAAGGGATTTCTTGAAGGCACCCAGACACAGCTCCGTTTCCTTCCGGAGCAGTGGACCGACTTTATCTTCCCGGTAATCGCCGAGGAGTTCGGGTTCATCGGGGCCGGCTCGCTGCTGATTGTTTTCGGAATCCTGCTGCTTAGGCTGCTGATCATCGCCGGCGAACACAAACATCCGTTTGCCCAGCTCGTGATTGTCGGTGTCACCACCATCTTTTTTGTGCACCTGGTGATCAACCTGGGGAGCGCCATGGGGCTGCTGCCGGTGATTGGTCTGCCTCTGCCTTTTGTCAGTTATGGAGGCTCCGCGTTCCTCTCCTATACCATCATGCTGGCCATCTGTCTGAATTTCCACCTGTATAAACGAGAGTTCAGTATTTACTCGTGA
- a CDS encoding ribonuclease HII gives MPSAPPKTDLYEFESGLWQEGFRHIMGLDEVGRGCLAGPVVAAGVILDPSTAHLITGIADSKLLKADKREFVAEQIRKHAISCTVAVCGPEEIDRINILKASLLAMAQCAERSNPPPDFLLIDGNKGIDSLLIRSQTIVKGDGRSASIGAASIVAKVHRDRLMAGLHEEYPQFGWDRNVGYPTAHHYKALQEFGYTRYHRRSFRLRTEKAIVTSKY, from the coding sequence ATGCCATCTGCTCCTCCCAAAACTGATCTCTACGAATTCGAGTCCGGGCTCTGGCAAGAGGGGTTTCGCCATATCATGGGTCTGGACGAGGTCGGGCGCGGTTGCCTGGCCGGACCCGTTGTCGCCGCAGGAGTTATTCTCGACCCCTCAACAGCCCATCTGATTACCGGCATAGCCGACAGCAAACTGCTGAAAGCCGACAAAAGGGAGTTCGTCGCCGAACAGATCCGGAAACACGCCATCAGCTGCACGGTAGCGGTGTGCGGCCCGGAAGAGATCGACAGAATCAATATCCTGAAGGCTTCCCTGCTGGCCATGGCACAGTGTGCCGAGCGGTCGAACCCCCCACCCGATTTTCTGCTTATTGATGGCAACAAAGGGATCGACAGCCTGTTGATCCGTTCCCAAACCATCGTAAAGGGAGACGGCCGAAGCGCCAGTATCGGAGCCGCATCTATCGTCGCCAAAGTACATCGCGACAGACTCATGGCCGGGCTTCACGAAGAGTATCCGCAGTTTGGATGGGACCGCAATGTCGGATATCCCACGGCACATCACTACAAAGCGCTGCAGGAGTTCGGCTACACCCGCTATCACCGGCGTTCGTTTCGTCTTCGCACGGAAAAAGCCATCGTCACGAGTAAATACTGA